Proteins from a single region of Amblyomma americanum isolate KBUSLIRL-KWMA chromosome 10, ASM5285725v1, whole genome shotgun sequence:
- the Nse1 gene encoding SMC5-SMC6 complex component Non-SMC element 1, which produces MSKYGDHHRMFVQIMLARKVLYLRELEDVIRRCHAKYSVPCFALDSQQQLAKFISGINSVISPFHMRIKGGVSEEDGSHFYVLLNTKDGALSKCATKFSPNEMKFLKKLVLKIAESDNGSVMSADALRIVYEDNEATPRLNAVEDFLNRMAELRCLVQKDGKISLGPVAQLELVPYLKEQLSGELPTCHVCRQVCIKGELCPNTGCSVKLHLHCATSRRQSSLSTSFCCPRCEQVWK; this is translated from the exons ATGTCTAAATATGGGGATCACCACCGCATGTTCGTCCAAATTATGCTTGCTAGAAAAGTACTCTACCTACGCGAGCTCGAAGACGTGATCCGCCGCTGCCACGCAAAATATTCAG TTCCGTGCTTTGCTCtggacagccagcagcagctgGCAAAATTTATATCCGGCATAAATTCAGTGATCTCTCCATTTCATATGAGAATCAAAGGTGGTGTGTCTGAAGAAGACGGCTCCCATTTCTATGTGCTCCTGAACACGAAGGATGGCGCACTGTCAAAGTGTGCGACAAAGTTCTCTCCAAATGAGATGAAGTTTTTAAAGAAATTG GTTTTGAAAATTGCTGAATCCGACAACGGCAGCGTGATGTCTGCAGATGCGCTCCGTATTGTTTACGAAGACAATGAGGCAACCCCCAGGCTCAATGCAGTTGAAGATTTCTTGAATCGAATGGCCGAGCTTCGCTGCTTGGTCCAG AAAGATGGAAAAATATCCCTTGGGCCAGTGGCACAGCTTGAATTGGTGCCGTACCTTAAGGAGCAACTGAGTGGTGAGCTGCCCACATGCCATGTATGCAGACAAGTTTGCATTAAG GGAGAGTTGTGCCCAAACACAGGCTGCTCGGTCAAACTTCACCTGCACTGTGCGACCAGTCGGCGCCAATCAAGCCTATCGACGTCCTTCTGCTGTCCAAGATGCGAGCAAGTGTGGAAATGA